In one window of Calypte anna isolate BGI_N300 chromosome 1, bCalAnn1_v1.p, whole genome shotgun sequence DNA:
- the NPTXR gene encoding neuronal pentraxin receptor, giving the protein MLAFLGAIICIIASVHPAGTAAPATPAADNDSAAAAASLLPAADKGLGALHGPAEALASAGPRLPGGPPLFSRFVCTPLSSECPATGTGTGTGTGTSPAPEELLALRSAAAQLRRTALEQKERIRMDQETIRELTGKLSRCEGGLRNPPGPPAAAAPPAAGLRAAPRPGTMGHPPAEPPAVRELEEAVRALQDRIDRIEQELPARTNGSVPTTPALARDALHTKMEQLEEQLLSKILTLQKERQAASTDRSQQQHNIEKELNSLQNRVMELEHGPPDYSPPDAFKVAIPVQNNYMYARMKKSLPELYAFTICMWLKSKAQTGLGTPFSYSVPSQANEIVLLEWGTNPLELLINDKVAQLPLSLKDKAWHHICVAWTTRDGKWSAYQDGEQRGAGENLASWHAIKPQGVIILGQEQDTLGGRFDATQAFVGELAQFGVWDHMLAPAEILGLANCTSHLQGNVIQWDDQAVEVFGGASKRAFTACEEGRKA; this is encoded by the exons ATGCTGGCTTTCCTGGGAGCCATCATCTGCATCATCGCCAGCGTCCACCCGGCCGGCACCGCCGCTCCCGCCACCCCCGCCGCCGACAATGACTCGGCCGCCGCTGCCGCCTCCCTGCTGCCCGCCGCCGACAAGGGGCTGGGAGCCCTGCACGGCCCCGCCGAGGCTCTGGCCAGCGCCGGGCCGCGCCTACCCGGGGGGCCGCCGCTCTTCAGTCGCTTCGTTTGCACTCCCCTGAGCTCCGAGTGCCCGGCCACCGGCACCGGtaccggcaccggcaccggcacctCTCCCGCCCCCGAGGAGCTGCTGGCCTTACGGAGCGCGGCGGCCCAGCTGCGCCGCACGGCGCTGGAGCAGAAGGAGCGGATCCGTATGGACCAGGAGACCATCCGGGAGCTCACCGGCAAGCTCAGCCGCTGCGAGGGCGGCCTGCGAAACCCCCCGGGCCCTCCCGCCGCTGCCGCCCCCCCGGCCGCCGGGCTCCGCGCCGCCCCGCGCCCCGGCACTATGGGACACCCCCCCGCCGAACCGCCCGCCGTCcgggagctggaggaggccGTCCGCGCCCTCCAGGACCGCATCGACCGAATAGAG caggagctgccagcccgCACCAATGGCTCAGTGCCCACCACTCCAGCGCTTGCCCGTGATGCTCTCCACACCAagatggagcagctggaggagcagctcctctctaAGATCCTGACCCTGCAGAAGGAGCGCCAGGCTGCCAGCACTGACcgcagccagcagcagcacaataTCGAGAAAGAGCTCAACTCCCTCCAGAACCGGGTGATGGAGCTGGAGCACG GACCACCAGACTACAGCCCTCCTGATGCCTTCAAGGTGGCCATACCGGTGCAGAACAACTACATGTATGCCCGCATGAAGAAGAGCTTGCCGGAGCTCTACGCCTTCACCATCTGCATGTGGCTGAAGTCCAAAGCACAGACTGGGCTTGGCACCCCTTTCTCCTACTCTGTCCCAAGCCAAGCTAATGAGATTGTGCTGCTGGAGTGGGGCACCAACCCGCTGGAGCTGCTCATCAATGACAAG GTTGCCCAGCTGCCACTGAGCCTCAAGGACAAGGCCTGGCACCACATCTGTGTGGCATGGACTACCCGGGACGGCAAGTGGTCGGCATACCAGGATGGCGAGCAGCGCGGTGCTGGTGAGAACCTGGCTTCCTGGCACGCCATCAAGCCCCAGGGCGTCATCATCCTGGGCCAGGAGCAG GACACGCTGGGGGGCCGCTTTGATGCCACGCAGGCCTTCGTGGGGGAGCTGGCACAGTTTGGTGTGTGGGACCACATGCTGGCACCAGCAGAGATCCTGGGCTTGGCCAACTGCACCTCCCACCTCCAAGGAAATGTGATCCAGTGGGATGACCAGGCGGTGGAGGTCTTCGGGGGAGCCAGCAAGAGGGCTTTCACTGCCTgtgaagaagggaggaaggcgTGA
- the DNAL4 gene encoding dynein light chain 4, axonemal has protein sequence MADTGEGKKEEADYKRLHSFPLIRHTDMPEEMRVEAMELCVTACEKYATNNESAAKMIKEMMDKKFGSSWHVVIGEGFGFEITHEVKNLLYMFFGGSLAVCVWKCS, from the exons ATGGCAGACACcggggaggggaaaaaggaggaggcTGATTATAAAAGACTTCACAGCTTTCCACTTATTAGG CACACAGACATGCCAGAGGAGATGCGTGTAGAGGCCATGGAGCTGTGTGTCACAGCCTGTGAGAAATATGCCACCAACAACGAG AGTGCTGCCAAGATGATCAAAGAGATGATGGACAAGAAATTTGGGTCCTCCTGGCATGTGGTGATTGGGGAAGGTTTTGGCTTCGAGATCACTCATGAGGTGAAGAATCTGCTGTACATGTTCTTTGGTGGCAGCTTGGCCGTGTGTGTCTGGAAGTGCTCCTGA
- the LOC103530948 gene encoding extracellular serine/threonine protein kinase FAM20C isoform X1, protein MYLRLQTLFQRKFKVGLLFLLLFALLVHLAMDVALPTAYRHCGCNAKASGVPSGSPVLASPKKLSLRILQDFSGSNVSWEKSSQLQGAGLHTRAGELGVWHQQGEGNVEQTKGSKLAALFQHPLYNIPIPEVTEKDKLFVVNPMEKFSLRSSGSDEWVSSSKAEALLPTGKTAYDTYPAWLKFHIGINRYELYPRQDPLMPTLLRDLATQRIISSVQKSGGTQLKLIMTFPNYGQALFKPMKRGTRRPQLTSSTSQTLSGTMQRLQPSTWTVLCFRILDFRRIPPVSGRLVNITKEIRDITTDKKLAKTFFISPAGNVCFYGECSYYCSTEHALCGKPDQLEGSMATLLPDKTLAKRRSWRSPWRRSYHKSKKAEWELNPKYCAQVRETPPYDRGHRLLDLIDMTVLDFLMGNMDRHHYETFEKFGNDTFLLHLDNGRGFGTHSRDELSILAPLQQCCSIKKSTYLRLQLLATQPYRLSDLLREALATDPLDPVLAEPHLRALDRRLGKVLAVVGRCLGRAARPDEVLVDDMGSRV, encoded by the exons ATGTATCTTCGGCTGCAAAcacttttccaaaggaaatttaaagtcggcctcctctttctcctgctctttgcaCTCCTGGTGCACCTGGCGATGGATGTGGCTCTCCCCACAGCCTACAGGCACTGCGGCTGCAATGCAAAAGCCTCTGGTGTGCCCTCAGGCAGCCCTGTGCTGGCCAGCCCCAAAAAACTGAGCCTGCGAATCCTTCAGGATTTCAGCGGCAGCAATGTCTCTTGGGAGAAAagctcccagctgcagggagcgGGGCTGCACACaagggctggagagctgggggtCTGGcaccagcagggagaggggaacgTGGAACAGACCAAAGGATCAAAGCTGGCGGCACTCTTCCAGCATCCTCTTTACAACATCCCAATCCCAGAGGTGACAGAGAAGGACAAGCTGTTTGTCGTCAACCCCATGGAAAAGTTCAGCCTGCGCAGCAGCGGGAGTGACGAATG GGTCAGCAGCAGTAAAGCCGAAGCACTCCTCCCGACAGGGAAGACAGCCTATGACACCTACCCTGCCTGGCTCAAATTCCACATTGGCATCAACCGCTATGAGCTGTACCCCCGACAGGACCCCCTGATGCCCACCCTCCTCCGGGACTTGGCCACACAGAGGATCATCAGCTCGG TACAGAAATCTGGTGGGACCCAGCTCAAGCTCATCATGACGTTCCCGAATTACGGGCAGGCCCTCTTCAAGCCCATGAA ACGCGGAACCAGGAGACCCCAATTGACTTCTTCTACTTCTCAGACTTTGAGCGGCACAATGCAGAGATTGCAGCCTTCCACCTGGACAG ttCTGTGTTTCAGGATACTGGATTTTCGGCGAATCCCTCCAGTTTCTGGCCGATTGGTCAATATAACAAAGGAGATTCGTGACATCACCACAGACAAGAAACTGGCCAAGACTTTCTTCATCTccccag CGGGCAACGTCTGCTTCTACGGCGAGTGTTCCTACTACTGCTCCACCGAGCATGCCCTCTGTGGCAAGCCAGACCAGTTGGAGGGCTCCATGGCCACCTTGCTGCCTGACAAGACCTTGGCCAAGCGCCGCTCCTGGCGCAGCCCCTGGCGCCGCTCCTACCACAAGAGCAAGAAGGCTGA GTGGGAGCTGAACCCCAAGTACTGTGCTCAGGTGCGAGAGACACCACCCTATGACAGGGGCCATCGCCTCCTTGACCTCATCGACATGACGGTCCTCGATTTCCTTATGG GCAACATGGACCGGCACCACTACGAGACCTTTGAGAAATTTGGGAATGACACCTTCCTGCTCCACCTGGACAATGGCCGTGG CTTCGGCACGCACTCGCGCGACGAGCTGTCCATCCTGGCTCccctccagcagtgctgcag CATCAAGAAGTCGACCTACCTGcggctgcagctgctggccaCCCAGCCCTACCGCCTGAGCGACCTGCTGCGGGAGGCATTGGCCACCGACCCTTTGGACCCGGTTCTGGCTGAGCCCCACCTGCGGGCGCTGGACCGGCGCCTGGGGAAGGTGTTGGCGGTGGTGGGACgctgcctgggcagggctgcCCGCCCAGACGAAGTGCTGGTGGATGACATGGGGTCACGGGTGTGA
- the LOC103530948 gene encoding extracellular serine/threonine protein kinase FAM20C isoform X3 — protein sequence MYLRLQTLFQRKFKVGLLFLLLFALLVHLAMDVALPTAYRHCGCNAKASGVPSGSPVLASPKKLSLRILQDFSGSNVSWEKSSQLQGAGLHTRAGELGVWHQQGEGNVEQTKGSKLAALFQHPLYNIPIPEVTEKDKLFVVNPMEKFSLRSSGSDEWVSSSKAEALLPTGKTAYDTYPAWLKFHIGINRYELYPRQDPLMPTLLRDLATQRIISSEIWWDPAQAHHDVPELRAGPLQAHETRNQETPIDFFYFSDFERHNAEIAAFHLDRILDFRRIPPVSGRLVNITKEIRDITTDKKLAKTFFISPAGNVCFYGECSYYCSTEHALCGKPDQLEGSMATLLPDKTLAKRRSWRSPWRRSYHKSKKAEWELNPKYCAQVRETPPYDRGHRLLDLIDMTVLDFLMGNMDRHHYETFEKFGNDTFLLHLDNGRGFGTHSRDELSILAPLQQCCSIKKSTYLRLQLLATQPYRLSDLLREALATDPLDPVLAEPHLRALDRRLGKVLAVVGRCLGRAARPDEVLVDDMGSRV from the exons ATGTATCTTCGGCTGCAAAcacttttccaaaggaaatttaaagtcggcctcctctttctcctgctctttgcaCTCCTGGTGCACCTGGCGATGGATGTGGCTCTCCCCACAGCCTACAGGCACTGCGGCTGCAATGCAAAAGCCTCTGGTGTGCCCTCAGGCAGCCCTGTGCTGGCCAGCCCCAAAAAACTGAGCCTGCGAATCCTTCAGGATTTCAGCGGCAGCAATGTCTCTTGGGAGAAAagctcccagctgcagggagcgGGGCTGCACACaagggctggagagctgggggtCTGGcaccagcagggagaggggaacgTGGAACAGACCAAAGGATCAAAGCTGGCGGCACTCTTCCAGCATCCTCTTTACAACATCCCAATCCCAGAGGTGACAGAGAAGGACAAGCTGTTTGTCGTCAACCCCATGGAAAAGTTCAGCCTGCGCAGCAGCGGGAGTGACGAATG GGTCAGCAGCAGTAAAGCCGAAGCACTCCTCCCGACAGGGAAGACAGCCTATGACACCTACCCTGCCTGGCTCAAATTCCACATTGGCATCAACCGCTATGAGCTGTACCCCCGACAGGACCCCCTGATGCCCACCCTCCTCCGGGACTTGGCCACACAGAGGATCATCAGCTCGG AAATCTGGTGGGACCCAGCTCAAGCTCATCATGACGTTCCCGAATTACGGGCAGGCCCTCTTCAAGCCCATGAA ACGCGGAACCAGGAGACCCCAATTGACTTCTTCTACTTCTCAGACTTTGAGCGGCACAATGCAGAGATTGCAGCCTTCCACCTGGACAG GATACTGGATTTTCGGCGAATCCCTCCAGTTTCTGGCCGATTGGTCAATATAACAAAGGAGATTCGTGACATCACCACAGACAAGAAACTGGCCAAGACTTTCTTCATCTccccag CGGGCAACGTCTGCTTCTACGGCGAGTGTTCCTACTACTGCTCCACCGAGCATGCCCTCTGTGGCAAGCCAGACCAGTTGGAGGGCTCCATGGCCACCTTGCTGCCTGACAAGACCTTGGCCAAGCGCCGCTCCTGGCGCAGCCCCTGGCGCCGCTCCTACCACAAGAGCAAGAAGGCTGA GTGGGAGCTGAACCCCAAGTACTGTGCTCAGGTGCGAGAGACACCACCCTATGACAGGGGCCATCGCCTCCTTGACCTCATCGACATGACGGTCCTCGATTTCCTTATGG GCAACATGGACCGGCACCACTACGAGACCTTTGAGAAATTTGGGAATGACACCTTCCTGCTCCACCTGGACAATGGCCGTGG CTTCGGCACGCACTCGCGCGACGAGCTGTCCATCCTGGCTCccctccagcagtgctgcag CATCAAGAAGTCGACCTACCTGcggctgcagctgctggccaCCCAGCCCTACCGCCTGAGCGACCTGCTGCGGGAGGCATTGGCCACCGACCCTTTGGACCCGGTTCTGGCTGAGCCCCACCTGCGGGCGCTGGACCGGCGCCTGGGGAAGGTGTTGGCGGTGGTGGGACgctgcctgggcagggctgcCCGCCCAGACGAAGTGCTGGTGGATGACATGGGGTCACGGGTGTGA
- the LOC103530948 gene encoding extracellular serine/threonine protein kinase FAM20C isoform X2, which yields MYLRLQTLFQRKFKVGLLFLLLFALLVHLAMDVALPTAYRHCGCNAKASGVPSGSPVLASPKKLSLRILQDFSGSNVSWEKSSQLQGAGLHTRAGELGVWHQQGEGNVEQTKGSKLAALFQHPLYNIPIPEVTEKDKLFVVNPMEKFSLRSSGSDEWVSSSKAEALLPTGKTAYDTYPAWLKFHIGINRYELYPRQDPLMPTLLRDLATQRIISSVQKSGGTQLKLIMTFPNYGQALFKPMKQTRNQETPIDFFYFSDFERHNAEIAAFHLDRILDFRRIPPVSGRLVNITKEIRDITTDKKLAKTFFISPAGNVCFYGECSYYCSTEHALCGKPDQLEGSMATLLPDKTLAKRRSWRSPWRRSYHKSKKAEWELNPKYCAQVRETPPYDRGHRLLDLIDMTVLDFLMGNMDRHHYETFEKFGNDTFLLHLDNGRGFGTHSRDELSILAPLQQCCSIKKSTYLRLQLLATQPYRLSDLLREALATDPLDPVLAEPHLRALDRRLGKVLAVVGRCLGRAARPDEVLVDDMGSRV from the exons ATGTATCTTCGGCTGCAAAcacttttccaaaggaaatttaaagtcggcctcctctttctcctgctctttgcaCTCCTGGTGCACCTGGCGATGGATGTGGCTCTCCCCACAGCCTACAGGCACTGCGGCTGCAATGCAAAAGCCTCTGGTGTGCCCTCAGGCAGCCCTGTGCTGGCCAGCCCCAAAAAACTGAGCCTGCGAATCCTTCAGGATTTCAGCGGCAGCAATGTCTCTTGGGAGAAAagctcccagctgcagggagcgGGGCTGCACACaagggctggagagctgggggtCTGGcaccagcagggagaggggaacgTGGAACAGACCAAAGGATCAAAGCTGGCGGCACTCTTCCAGCATCCTCTTTACAACATCCCAATCCCAGAGGTGACAGAGAAGGACAAGCTGTTTGTCGTCAACCCCATGGAAAAGTTCAGCCTGCGCAGCAGCGGGAGTGACGAATG GGTCAGCAGCAGTAAAGCCGAAGCACTCCTCCCGACAGGGAAGACAGCCTATGACACCTACCCTGCCTGGCTCAAATTCCACATTGGCATCAACCGCTATGAGCTGTACCCCCGACAGGACCCCCTGATGCCCACCCTCCTCCGGGACTTGGCCACACAGAGGATCATCAGCTCGG TACAGAAATCTGGTGGGACCCAGCTCAAGCTCATCATGACGTTCCCGAATTACGGGCAGGCCCTCTTCAAGCCCATGAA GCAGACGCGGAACCAGGAGACCCCAATTGACTTCTTCTACTTCTCAGACTTTGAGCGGCACAATGCAGAGATTGCAGCCTTCCACCTGGACAG GATACTGGATTTTCGGCGAATCCCTCCAGTTTCTGGCCGATTGGTCAATATAACAAAGGAGATTCGTGACATCACCACAGACAAGAAACTGGCCAAGACTTTCTTCATCTccccag CGGGCAACGTCTGCTTCTACGGCGAGTGTTCCTACTACTGCTCCACCGAGCATGCCCTCTGTGGCAAGCCAGACCAGTTGGAGGGCTCCATGGCCACCTTGCTGCCTGACAAGACCTTGGCCAAGCGCCGCTCCTGGCGCAGCCCCTGGCGCCGCTCCTACCACAAGAGCAAGAAGGCTGA GTGGGAGCTGAACCCCAAGTACTGTGCTCAGGTGCGAGAGACACCACCCTATGACAGGGGCCATCGCCTCCTTGACCTCATCGACATGACGGTCCTCGATTTCCTTATGG GCAACATGGACCGGCACCACTACGAGACCTTTGAGAAATTTGGGAATGACACCTTCCTGCTCCACCTGGACAATGGCCGTGG CTTCGGCACGCACTCGCGCGACGAGCTGTCCATCCTGGCTCccctccagcagtgctgcag CATCAAGAAGTCGACCTACCTGcggctgcagctgctggccaCCCAGCCCTACCGCCTGAGCGACCTGCTGCGGGAGGCATTGGCCACCGACCCTTTGGACCCGGTTCTGGCTGAGCCCCACCTGCGGGCGCTGGACCGGCGCCTGGGGAAGGTGTTGGCGGTGGTGGGACgctgcctgggcagggctgcCCGCCCAGACGAAGTGCTGGTGGATGACATGGGGTCACGGGTGTGA
- the SUN2 gene encoding SUN domain-containing protein 2 isoform X2, translating to MSRRSQRLVTTRYYPGDDDAPTSSSSSSLLGSQQLPFKESSGRTIRRKSSSTKRLSPAPSTQTSYYSESVMSESYLGGSRGLAALGSSMLDDDMDSSTYWGGDLLTRRRRGTGDTESSKINGLLESKTYDTYASSSGYSSEDDYAGHFYSGQSSSGSGLRTAASRVGSFLWQVFTSPVLFMRWLFSGLASAWHSLTGTAPHLHGVPFSRRYPRLKRSLLLLLLLLLLAAAAYGAWYFYPYGLSTLSLPVFPWWGAGKHSSSQVPAAGDLTALDQGPWAEHRLLTRFQSLEKRFEALEAEVSRWELQRGAAAVAAGGGPPPGDILALLEGLVSRRDAGLKEHLRTDVTNHIQGELDALRAQVQRDLDRRLGKMAQASQEMEARLLELNSEWQSSVQEGLQGSFQQEVGKLEQEVAALRRELADLKSDQEVEAQFPAWVSRFLSQPQQDGTASLVLQREDLQAELRALERRILDKVQEDQRLSARDAQAGIGVALRQGGTTGVTEEQVHLIVAQALKRYSEDRVGMVDYALESAGASVISTRCSETYETQTALLSLFGIPLWYQSQSPRVILQPDVNPGNCWAFRGSQGFAIIRLSAIIRPTAVTLEHIPKALSPQGTIPSAPKDFAVYGLKEEKEEEGRLLGQFTYNHDGDAIQTFYLEGDSVGTYQLVELRVLSNWGHPEYTCIYRFRVHGEPAH from the exons ATGTCCCGCCGTAGCCAGCGCCTTGTCACCACTCGCTATTACCCCGGGGACGACGATGCCCcgaccagcagcagcagcagctccctcctggggagccagcagctccctttTAAAGAGAGCTCCGGAAG GACAATCAGGAGGAAATCAAGCAGCACAAAGCGTCTCTCTCCTGCCCCCAGCACGCAGACCTCCTACTACAGTGAGTCTGTGATGAGCGAGTCCTACCTGGGGGGCAGCCGGGGCCTTGCTGCCCTAGGCAGCTCCATGCTGGATGATGACATGGACAGCAGCACATACTGGG GTGGGGACCTTCTCACCAGAAGGAGAAGAGGCACAGGAGACACCGAGTCCAGTAAGATCAATGGGCTGCTGGAGAGCAAGACATATGACACCTACGCCTCTTCCTCTGGGTACTCCTCAGAAGATGATTACGCTG gTCATTTTTATTCAGGCCAGAGTAGCTCTGGGTCAGGGCTGAGGACTGCAGCCTCACGGGTGGGCTCCTTCCTCTGGCAGGTGTTCACCTCCCCAG TTCTGTTCATGAGGTGGCTGTTCTCAGGGCTGGCATCTGCCTGGCACAGCCTCACCGGCACTGCTCCCCACCTGCACGGTGTCCCCTTCTCCAG GCGCTACCCACGACTGAAGAgatctttgctgctgctgctcctgctcctgctccttgctgctgccGCCTATG GGGCTTGGTACTTCTACCCATACGGGCTGTCAACTCTCAGCCTCCCTGTGTTCCCATGGTGGGGAGCTGGGAAGCATTCCTCCTCGCAGGTACCTGCAGCAGGGGACCTGACTGCACTGGACCAG GGACCGTGGGCAGAGCACCGGCTCCTGACTCGCTTCCAGTCCCTGGAGAAGCGTTTTGAGGCCCTGGAGGCTGAGGTGTCACGGTGGGAACTGCAGcgtggagcagcagcagtggcagccgGGGGAGGGCCACCCCCGGGGGACATCTTGGCACTGCTGGAGGGGCTGGTGAGCCGCCGGGATGCAGGGCTGAAGGAGCATCTCCGCACCGATGTGACCAACCACATCCAG GGCGAGCTGGATGCCCTCCGAGCCCAGGTGCAGAGGGATTTAGACCGGCGCCTGGGAAAGATGGCACAAGCCTCTCAG GAAATGGAGGCCCGCTTGCTGGAGCTGAACTCGGAGTGGCAGAG CTCAGTGCAGGAGGGCCTGCAAGGGAGCTTCCAGCAGGAGGTGGGcaagctggagcaggaggtggcagcGCTGAGGAGGGAGCTGGCTGACCTCAAGTCAGATcaggag GTGGAAGCCCAGTTCCCGGCATGGGTCAGTCGGTTCCTATCACAGCCCCAGCAGGATGGCACTGCCAGCCTTGTCCTTCAGCGGGAAGATTTGCAAGCAGAGCTCCGGGCTCTGGAGCGCCGGATTCTGGATAAAGTCCAGGAGGACCAGAGGCTGTCAGCCCGGGATGCTCAGGCTGGCATCGGAGTGGCCCTGCGACAAGGGGGGACCACAGGAGTGACAGAGGAG CAAGTCCATCTCATTGTGGCTCAAGCCCTGAAGCGCTACAGTGAGGACCGTGTGGGGATGGTGGATTATGCCCTGGAGTCAGCAG GGGCCAGTGTCATCAGCACCCGCTGCTCAGAGACCTATGAGACACAGACAGCACTTCTGAGCTTGTTTGGCATCCCCCTGTGGTACCAGTCACAATCCCCCCGTGTCATCCTGCAG CCAGATGTCAACCCTGGGAACTGCTGGGCATTTCGTGGGTCCCAGGGCTTTGCCATCATCCGCCTGTCCGCTATCATCCGCCCAACGGCTGTGACGCTGGAACACATCCCAAAAGCCCTCTCACCCCAAGGGACCATCCCCAGTGCCCCCAAAGACTTTGCTGTCTAT GGCttgaaagaggagaaggaggaggaaggccGCCTTCTAGGGCAGTTCACTTACAACCATGATGGCGACGCCATCCAAACATTCTACTTGGAG GGTGATTCAGTGGGCACGTACCAGCTGGTGGAGCTCCGGGTGCTGAGCAATTGGGGTCACCCCGAATACACCTGCATCTACCGCTTCCGCGTGCACGGGGAGCCAGCCCACTGA
- the SUN2 gene encoding SUN domain-containing protein 2 isoform X1: MSRRSQRLVTTRYYPGDDDAPTSSSSSSLLGSQQLPFKESSGRTIRRKSSSTKRLSPAPSTQTSYYSESVMSESYLGGSRGLAALGSSMLDDDMDSSTYWGGDLLTRRRRGTGDTESSKINGLLESKTYDTYASSSGYSSEDDYAGHFYSGQSSSGSGLRTAASRVGSFLWQVFTSPVLFMRWLFSGLASAWHSLTGTAPHLHGVPFSRRYPRLKRSLLLLLLLLLLAAAAYGAWYFYPYGLSTLSLPVFPWWGAGKHSSSQVPAAGDLTALDQGPWAEHRLLTRFQSLEKRFEALEAEVSRWELQRGAAAVAAGGGPPPGDILALLEGLVSRRDAGLKEHLRTDVTNHIQGELDALRAQVQRDLDRRLGKMAQASQEMEARLLELNSEWQSSVQEGLQGSFQQEVGKLEQEVAALRRELADLKSDQEVMGKHVEGMLEQLKGVRADVEAQFPAWVSRFLSQPQQDGTASLVLQREDLQAELRALERRILDKVQEDQRLSARDAQAGIGVALRQGGTTGVTEEQVHLIVAQALKRYSEDRVGMVDYALESAGASVISTRCSETYETQTALLSLFGIPLWYQSQSPRVILQPDVNPGNCWAFRGSQGFAIIRLSAIIRPTAVTLEHIPKALSPQGTIPSAPKDFAVYGLKEEKEEEGRLLGQFTYNHDGDAIQTFYLEGDSVGTYQLVELRVLSNWGHPEYTCIYRFRVHGEPAH, encoded by the exons ATGTCCCGCCGTAGCCAGCGCCTTGTCACCACTCGCTATTACCCCGGGGACGACGATGCCCcgaccagcagcagcagcagctccctcctggggagccagcagctccctttTAAAGAGAGCTCCGGAAG GACAATCAGGAGGAAATCAAGCAGCACAAAGCGTCTCTCTCCTGCCCCCAGCACGCAGACCTCCTACTACAGTGAGTCTGTGATGAGCGAGTCCTACCTGGGGGGCAGCCGGGGCCTTGCTGCCCTAGGCAGCTCCATGCTGGATGATGACATGGACAGCAGCACATACTGGG GTGGGGACCTTCTCACCAGAAGGAGAAGAGGCACAGGAGACACCGAGTCCAGTAAGATCAATGGGCTGCTGGAGAGCAAGACATATGACACCTACGCCTCTTCCTCTGGGTACTCCTCAGAAGATGATTACGCTG gTCATTTTTATTCAGGCCAGAGTAGCTCTGGGTCAGGGCTGAGGACTGCAGCCTCACGGGTGGGCTCCTTCCTCTGGCAGGTGTTCACCTCCCCAG TTCTGTTCATGAGGTGGCTGTTCTCAGGGCTGGCATCTGCCTGGCACAGCCTCACCGGCACTGCTCCCCACCTGCACGGTGTCCCCTTCTCCAG GCGCTACCCACGACTGAAGAgatctttgctgctgctgctcctgctcctgctccttgctgctgccGCCTATG GGGCTTGGTACTTCTACCCATACGGGCTGTCAACTCTCAGCCTCCCTGTGTTCCCATGGTGGGGAGCTGGGAAGCATTCCTCCTCGCAGGTACCTGCAGCAGGGGACCTGACTGCACTGGACCAG GGACCGTGGGCAGAGCACCGGCTCCTGACTCGCTTCCAGTCCCTGGAGAAGCGTTTTGAGGCCCTGGAGGCTGAGGTGTCACGGTGGGAACTGCAGcgtggagcagcagcagtggcagccgGGGGAGGGCCACCCCCGGGGGACATCTTGGCACTGCTGGAGGGGCTGGTGAGCCGCCGGGATGCAGGGCTGAAGGAGCATCTCCGCACCGATGTGACCAACCACATCCAG GGCGAGCTGGATGCCCTCCGAGCCCAGGTGCAGAGGGATTTAGACCGGCGCCTGGGAAAGATGGCACAAGCCTCTCAG GAAATGGAGGCCCGCTTGCTGGAGCTGAACTCGGAGTGGCAGAG CTCAGTGCAGGAGGGCCTGCAAGGGAGCTTCCAGCAGGAGGTGGGcaagctggagcaggaggtggcagcGCTGAGGAGGGAGCTGGCTGACCTCAAGTCAGATcaggaggtgatggggaagCACGTGGAGGGGATGCTGGAACAACTGAAGGGTGTGCGGGCTGAT GTGGAAGCCCAGTTCCCGGCATGGGTCAGTCGGTTCCTATCACAGCCCCAGCAGGATGGCACTGCCAGCCTTGTCCTTCAGCGGGAAGATTTGCAAGCAGAGCTCCGGGCTCTGGAGCGCCGGATTCTGGATAAAGTCCAGGAGGACCAGAGGCTGTCAGCCCGGGATGCTCAGGCTGGCATCGGAGTGGCCCTGCGACAAGGGGGGACCACAGGAGTGACAGAGGAG CAAGTCCATCTCATTGTGGCTCAAGCCCTGAAGCGCTACAGTGAGGACCGTGTGGGGATGGTGGATTATGCCCTGGAGTCAGCAG GGGCCAGTGTCATCAGCACCCGCTGCTCAGAGACCTATGAGACACAGACAGCACTTCTGAGCTTGTTTGGCATCCCCCTGTGGTACCAGTCACAATCCCCCCGTGTCATCCTGCAG CCAGATGTCAACCCTGGGAACTGCTGGGCATTTCGTGGGTCCCAGGGCTTTGCCATCATCCGCCTGTCCGCTATCATCCGCCCAACGGCTGTGACGCTGGAACACATCCCAAAAGCCCTCTCACCCCAAGGGACCATCCCCAGTGCCCCCAAAGACTTTGCTGTCTAT GGCttgaaagaggagaaggaggaggaaggccGCCTTCTAGGGCAGTTCACTTACAACCATGATGGCGACGCCATCCAAACATTCTACTTGGAG GGTGATTCAGTGGGCACGTACCAGCTGGTGGAGCTCCGGGTGCTGAGCAATTGGGGTCACCCCGAATACACCTGCATCTACCGCTTCCGCGTGCACGGGGAGCCAGCCCACTGA